Proteins from a genomic interval of Amycolatopsis sp. cg13:
- a CDS encoding serine hydrolase domain-containing protein, translating into MESLRLIDEWPVDNAAAGVVSASGEVRGRHGDPARPFRLASVTKLLTAYTAHIAIEEGVVELDTPAGPEGSTVAHLLAHTSGLAFDAHKAMAEPGTRRLYSNAGFEELADALAEHSGIEFAEYQREGLFEPLGMTSTHLDGSPAAGAVSTLDDLLRFAAELQAPKLLAPETLSAATEIAFPGLNGVLPGFGHQKPNDWGLGFEIRDHKSPHWTGANSSPRTFGHFGQSGTFLWVDPEAGHACVGLADRSFGPWAAQVWPPFTDSVLAELSA; encoded by the coding sequence ATGGAGAGTCTGCGCCTGATCGACGAATGGCCCGTGGACAACGCCGCGGCCGGGGTGGTCTCCGCTTCCGGCGAGGTGCGCGGGCGCCACGGCGACCCGGCCCGGCCGTTCCGGCTCGCGTCGGTCACGAAGCTGCTCACCGCCTACACCGCGCACATCGCGATCGAAGAGGGCGTCGTCGAACTGGACACGCCTGCCGGGCCGGAGGGATCCACCGTCGCGCATCTGCTCGCGCACACCTCCGGGCTCGCCTTCGACGCGCACAAGGCGATGGCCGAACCCGGCACGCGCCGGCTGTACTCCAACGCCGGGTTCGAGGAACTCGCCGACGCGCTGGCCGAGCACTCCGGCATCGAGTTCGCCGAGTATCAGCGTGAAGGGCTGTTCGAACCGCTCGGCATGACGTCGACCCACCTCGACGGCTCCCCTGCCGCAGGTGCGGTGTCTACATTGGACGATCTGTTGCGGTTCGCCGCGGAGCTGCAGGCGCCCAAGCTGCTCGCGCCGGAAACCCTCAGCGCGGCCACCGAAATCGCGTTTCCCGGACTGAACGGCGTCCTGCCGGGTTTCGGGCACCAGAAGCCGAACGACTGGGGTCTCGGCTTCGAAATTCGCGACCACAAGAGCCCGCACTGGACGGGCGCGAACAGCTCGCCGCGCACGTTCGGCCACTTCGGGCAGTCCGGGACTTTCCTGTGGGTGGACCCGGAGGCGGGCCACGCCTGCGTCGGGCTCGCCGACCGGTCGTTCGGTCCGTGGGCCGCGCAGGTTTGGCCGCCGTTCACCGACTCCGTGCTGGCGGAACTCTCCGCGTGA
- a CDS encoding PTS glucose/sucrose transporter subunit IIB: MADDRPEKILAALGGADNVIEIEGCITRLRCELEDMSLVDEPALKSAGAMGVVKMGSAVQVIVGPEADTIASDIEDLM, from the coding sequence ATGGCGGATGACAGGCCGGAAAAGATTCTCGCGGCGCTCGGCGGCGCGGACAACGTCATCGAGATCGAGGGCTGCATCACGCGGCTGCGGTGCGAGCTCGAGGACATGTCCCTCGTGGACGAACCCGCGCTGAAGTCGGCCGGTGCGATGGGCGTCGTGAAGATGGGCTCGGCGGTCCAGGTCATCGTCGGGCCGGAGGCGGACACCATCGCCAGCGACATCGAGGACTTGATGTGA
- a CDS encoding GntR family transcriptional regulator: MSAAAHIPPSDPAERVVNGPTPKHAQLREILRRLVERELPPGSPIPSERELAQHYGVSRLTVRSAIGKLVEEGLLARVRGKGTFTAARRMELQVYLMSFTDDMRRRGLTPTTEVISTSTEVPPVTSAHALGLSEGVAAHRLVRLRRADGVPLAVERGWYHAGRTPGLLDLDLTRSLYAQLADAFSRRPDQAYQTVWAESADRETARLLGMRTGSPLLVFRRVSSSGGEPVEDMTSWYRGDHYQVTMQLDRNSPGSGDQPHNGGIR; encoded by the coding sequence ATGAGTGCGGCCGCGCACATTCCGCCGTCCGACCCCGCCGAGCGCGTGGTGAACGGGCCGACCCCGAAGCACGCCCAGCTGCGGGAGATCCTGCGCCGCCTGGTGGAGCGCGAGCTCCCGCCGGGTTCGCCGATCCCGTCCGAGCGCGAGCTCGCCCAGCACTACGGCGTTTCGAGGCTCACCGTCCGCTCGGCGATCGGGAAGCTCGTCGAGGAAGGACTGCTGGCCCGGGTCAGGGGCAAGGGCACCTTCACCGCCGCCCGGCGGATGGAACTGCAGGTGTACCTGATGTCGTTCACCGACGACATGCGCCGGCGCGGGCTCACCCCGACCACCGAAGTGATCTCGACCTCGACCGAGGTCCCGCCGGTGACTTCGGCGCACGCACTCGGCCTGTCCGAGGGCGTGGCGGCGCACCGGCTCGTGCGGCTGCGGCGCGCCGACGGCGTTCCGCTGGCCGTGGAACGCGGCTGGTACCACGCGGGCCGGACCCCCGGCCTGCTCGACCTCGACCTGACCCGTTCGCTGTACGCCCAGCTGGCCGACGCGTTCTCGCGCCGCCCGGACCAGGCGTACCAGACGGTGTGGGCCGAATCCGCGGACCGCGAGACGGCGCGCTTGCTCGGCATGCGCACCGGCAGTCCGCTCCTGGTGTTCCGCCGGGTCTCCAGCTCCGGCGGCGAACCGGTCGAGGACATGACGTCCTGGTACCGGGGCGACCACTACCAGGTGACCATGCAGCTGGACCGGAACTCCCCGGGTTCCGGCGACCAACCCCACAATGGAGGTATCCGATGA
- a CDS encoding HPr family phosphocarrier protein, with protein sequence MPEKRVTVASKVGLHARPAALVAKAAAAQPVAVQIAKDGGEPVAAGSVLNLMTLAAAYGDEVVISAEGDGAEAAVEAVAELVATDLDAQ encoded by the coding sequence ATGCCGGAGAAACGCGTCACCGTGGCCAGCAAGGTGGGGCTGCACGCCCGCCCGGCCGCACTGGTCGCCAAGGCGGCCGCGGCCCAGCCCGTGGCGGTGCAGATCGCCAAGGACGGCGGCGAACCGGTGGCCGCCGGCAGCGTCCTCAACCTGATGACCCTCGCCGCCGCGTACGGCGACGAGGTCGTCATCAGCGCCGAGGGCGACGGTGCCGAGGCGGCGGTCGAGGCCGTCGCCGAGCTGGTCGCCACCGACCTCGACGCTCAGTAG
- a CDS encoding alpha/beta hydrolase — protein sequence MRLWPALAALLLVASCSAPAAQTQAPQALPAPDAPLPLGTNGATAPKLGWAPCHGGFQCATAPVPLSYREPGGAKLNLSVIRMPATDPAHRVGSLVINFGGPGTDGVGELMRFGPRYPDELRAKFDLVSFDPRGIGSSAPVQCPGTPPAAGSPLRDSAAFWAASAAVGKACAATGAELSHLSTANVARDMDLLRQSLGEQQLNFYGYSYGTYLGGTYANLFPGKLRGMVLDGTLDLVANATGQPGQQHKPVDVRADVATAQQQELEAFFAACDAAGPGKCAFAGGDLKQKFASVFARLTHGPVGGMTVSSLMETIDRALYQSSRWPRLAKTLAGLVPSSPVSPAPVLDPRVPTHSPGFLAVQCLDSELPQDTASYPELAAAEAKRQPYFGVAPVFSMAQCVGWPARDEDRYLGPWNRSRQHPILILANRNDPVTPLANAQATARELGDGRVVVVDGAGHTTLDVPSTAASAAMARYFTDLTVPPDGTVYPPQVRPFP from the coding sequence GTGAGACTCTGGCCAGCTCTAGCTGCTCTCCTGCTCGTCGCGAGTTGTTCCGCGCCGGCCGCGCAAACCCAAGCGCCGCAAGCATTGCCCGCGCCGGACGCTCCGCTTCCGTTGGGCACCAACGGCGCCACGGCGCCCAAGCTCGGCTGGGCACCGTGCCACGGCGGTTTCCAATGCGCGACCGCGCCGGTTCCGTTGAGCTATCGCGAGCCGGGCGGCGCGAAGCTGAATCTCTCGGTGATTCGCATGCCTGCCACCGATCCCGCGCACCGCGTCGGGTCGCTGGTGATCAACTTCGGCGGCCCGGGCACCGACGGAGTCGGCGAGCTGATGCGGTTCGGTCCGCGGTATCCGGACGAGCTGCGGGCCAAGTTCGATCTGGTGAGCTTCGACCCGCGCGGGATCGGCAGCAGCGCCCCGGTGCAGTGCCCGGGAACGCCGCCCGCGGCCGGTTCTCCGTTGCGCGACAGCGCCGCGTTCTGGGCTGCGAGCGCGGCCGTCGGCAAGGCGTGTGCGGCGACGGGTGCCGAGCTGTCGCATCTGTCGACCGCGAATGTCGCACGGGACATGGATTTGCTTCGGCAGTCGCTCGGCGAGCAGCAATTGAACTTCTACGGCTATTCGTACGGCACGTATCTCGGCGGCACCTACGCGAACCTGTTCCCCGGCAAGCTGCGCGGAATGGTACTCGACGGAACACTCGATCTCGTCGCGAACGCCACCGGACAGCCTGGTCAGCAGCACAAACCAGTCGACGTGCGCGCCGACGTCGCGACGGCTCAGCAGCAGGAACTCGAAGCGTTCTTCGCCGCCTGCGACGCGGCAGGCCCGGGCAAATGCGCGTTCGCGGGCGGCGATCTGAAACAGAAATTCGCCTCGGTCTTCGCCCGGCTGACGCACGGTCCGGTCGGCGGAATGACGGTTTCGTCGCTGATGGAGACCATCGACCGGGCGCTGTATCAATCGTCCCGGTGGCCGCGGCTGGCGAAGACGCTCGCCGGGCTCGTGCCGTCGTCGCCGGTCTCCCCCGCCCCGGTGCTCGACCCGCGCGTACCGACGCATTCGCCCGGCTTCCTCGCCGTGCAGTGCCTGGACAGCGAACTCCCGCAGGACACCGCCTCGTACCCCGAACTCGCTGCGGCTGAAGCGAAACGCCAGCCGTACTTCGGGGTGGCACCGGTGTTTTCGATGGCGCAGTGCGTCGGCTGGCCCGCGCGGGACGAGGACCGCTACCTCGGTCCGTGGAACCGGTCGCGGCAGCATCCGATCCTGATCCTGGCCAACCGGAACGACCCGGTCACCCCGCTCGCCAACGCCCAGGCCACCGCACGGGAACTCGGCGACGGCCGCGTCGTCGTGGTGGACGGCGCCGGGCACACGACGCTCGACGTGCCCAGCACGGCCGCTTCCGCCGCGATGGCACGGTATTTCACGGATCTGACCGTGCCGCCGGACGGGACGGTCTACCCGCCGCAGGTCCGGCCGTTCCCCTAG
- a CDS encoding PTS transporter subunit EIIC — MSATTAAGASGKKKGGGLAGLQRFGRSLMLPIATLPAAGILNRLGQDDVLGKDGLNWGKAADVIGAAGGGIFDWLPLIFAIGIAVGFARKGDGSTAVAAVIGWVVFNKVIQAIAPISDQQGYKKGWDLAPIHWPYSVLTGIVTGIVAALLWQRYHRIKLPSWLAFFGGRRFVPIITSLAMIILGVIFGLLFKYVDQGITSAGKAVMGSPEIGSGVYGLLNRLLIPVGLHQLLNVPVWFIFGGGDLNNFFHHVDGSGAFMTGFFPIMMFALPAAAFAIVHTARPAQRKLVASIMISAALTAFITGVTEPIEFAFMFVAWPLYIFHAVMTGISLAVCSALGIRLGFSFSGGAIDFALNSSLDTAHKAWLLIPIGLVFAVIYYVVFRVVITKFNLRTPGREDDSIEGDLERTAAK; from the coding sequence ATGAGCGCCACCACCGCGGCTGGGGCTAGCGGAAAGAAGAAGGGCGGCGGCCTTGCCGGGCTGCAGCGCTTCGGCCGCAGCCTCATGCTGCCGATCGCGACCCTGCCCGCAGCAGGCATCCTGAACCGCCTCGGCCAGGACGACGTCCTCGGCAAGGACGGCCTCAACTGGGGCAAGGCCGCCGACGTGATCGGCGCGGCGGGCGGCGGCATCTTCGACTGGCTGCCGCTGATCTTCGCGATCGGCATCGCGGTCGGCTTCGCCCGCAAGGGCGACGGGTCGACCGCCGTCGCCGCGGTCATCGGCTGGGTCGTGTTCAACAAGGTGATCCAGGCGATCGCCCCGATCAGCGACCAGCAGGGCTACAAGAAGGGCTGGGACCTCGCGCCGATCCACTGGCCCTACAGCGTGCTGACCGGCATCGTGACCGGCATCGTGGCCGCGCTGCTCTGGCAGCGCTACCACCGGATCAAGCTGCCGTCCTGGCTGGCCTTCTTCGGCGGCCGCCGGTTCGTGCCGATCATCACCTCGCTCGCGATGATCATCCTCGGCGTCATTTTCGGCCTGCTGTTCAAGTACGTCGACCAGGGCATCACCTCCGCCGGCAAGGCGGTCATGGGCTCGCCGGAGATCGGCAGCGGCGTCTACGGCCTGCTGAACCGCCTGCTCATCCCGGTCGGCCTGCACCAGCTGCTGAACGTCCCGGTGTGGTTCATCTTCGGCGGCGGCGACCTGAACAACTTCTTCCACCACGTGGACGGCTCGGGCGCGTTCATGACCGGCTTCTTCCCGATCATGATGTTCGCGCTGCCCGCGGCGGCGTTCGCCATCGTGCACACCGCGCGTCCCGCGCAGCGCAAGCTGGTCGCCTCCATCATGATCTCGGCCGCGCTGACCGCGTTCATCACCGGTGTCACCGAGCCGATCGAGTTCGCGTTCATGTTCGTCGCGTGGCCGCTGTACATCTTCCACGCGGTGATGACCGGCATCTCGCTGGCGGTCTGCAGCGCGCTGGGCATTCGCCTCGGCTTCTCGTTCTCCGGCGGCGCGATCGACTTCGCGCTGAACTCGTCGCTGGACACCGCGCACAAGGCGTGGCTGCTGATCCCGATCGGCCTCGTGTTCGCCGTGATCTACTACGTCGTGTTCCGCGTCGTGATCACCAAGTTCAACCTGCGCACGCCGGGCCGCGAGGACGACTCGATCGAGGGCGACCTCGAGCGCACGGCCGCGAAGTAA
- a CDS encoding D-2-hydroxyacid dehydrogenase family protein, whose protein sequence is MKIAILDDYQNVALQCADWEPLGAEIEVFSAPFAGPDETVERLAGFDVVVAMRERTPFPAAVFDRLPALKLLVSTGRRNAAIDLDAAKRCGVVVSATGALAAPTVEHAWALILAGARNLPLEFRSMREGGWQVGLGTALRDKTLGLLGLGRLGAEVARIGQAFGMKPIAWSQNLTPERAAEHGVTAVSKEDLFARADVLSVHLVLSERTRGLVGAAEFAAMKPSALLVNTSRGPIVDETALLDALRSKKIAAAALDVYDGEPLPSDHPLRTLDNAILTPHIGYVSRETYEIFYGGAVEDIAAFQAGEPINVLN, encoded by the coding sequence ATGAAGATCGCGATCCTCGACGACTATCAGAACGTGGCTCTCCAGTGCGCTGATTGGGAGCCGCTCGGGGCGGAGATCGAGGTGTTCAGCGCGCCGTTCGCCGGGCCGGACGAGACGGTCGAGCGGCTGGCCGGGTTCGACGTCGTGGTCGCGATGCGCGAGCGCACGCCGTTCCCGGCCGCGGTGTTCGACCGGCTGCCCGCGCTGAAACTGCTGGTCAGCACCGGTCGGCGGAACGCGGCGATCGATCTGGACGCGGCGAAGCGGTGCGGCGTCGTCGTTTCCGCGACCGGAGCGCTGGCCGCGCCGACGGTGGAACACGCGTGGGCGCTCATCCTGGCCGGTGCGCGCAATCTGCCGTTGGAGTTCCGGTCGATGCGCGAGGGCGGCTGGCAGGTCGGGCTCGGGACGGCGTTGCGGGACAAGACGCTCGGCCTGCTCGGGCTCGGCAGGCTGGGTGCCGAGGTCGCGCGGATCGGCCAGGCGTTCGGGATGAAACCGATTGCGTGGAGCCAGAATCTCACCCCGGAGCGGGCGGCGGAGCACGGCGTGACGGCGGTGTCCAAAGAGGACTTGTTCGCGAGGGCGGATGTGTTGTCGGTCCACTTGGTCCTGTCCGAGCGCACCCGGGGTCTGGTCGGTGCGGCCGAATTCGCCGCGATGAAGCCGTCCGCGTTGTTGGTGAACACCTCGCGCGGGCCGATCGTGGACGAGACGGCGCTGCTGGATGCGTTGCGCAGCAAGAAGATCGCCGCGGCCGCGCTGGATGTCTACGACGGCGAACCGCTGCCCTCGGACCATCCGCTGCGGACGCTGGACAACGCGATTCTGACGCCGCACATCGGTTACGTGAGCCGGGAAACGTATGAGATTTTCTACGGCGGCGCGGTGGAGGACATCGCCGCGTTCCAGGCGGGCGAGCCGATCAACGTGCTGAACTAG
- a CDS encoding PTS glucose transporter subunit IIA has product MSLPILSPVAGEVVAITEVPDPVFAEAMVGPGIAVKPSGGRADAVAPVDGTVVTLHPHAYVVATEDGRAVLVHLGIDTVKEKGEGFTLHVVKGEKVRAGQPIVGWDPEAVAAKGYSPIVPVVGLDASADVLAGLEGGRTVAAGDELFTWND; this is encoded by the coding sequence GTGAGCCTGCCGATCCTGAGCCCGGTCGCGGGCGAGGTCGTCGCGATCACCGAGGTGCCCGACCCGGTGTTCGCCGAGGCGATGGTGGGCCCTGGCATCGCGGTGAAGCCGTCCGGCGGTCGCGCCGACGCGGTCGCCCCGGTGGACGGGACCGTGGTGACGCTGCACCCGCACGCGTACGTCGTGGCCACTGAGGACGGCCGCGCGGTGCTCGTGCATCTCGGCATCGACACCGTCAAGGAAAAGGGCGAGGGGTTCACCCTGCACGTCGTCAAGGGCGAGAAGGTGCGGGCGGGCCAGCCGATCGTGGGCTGGGACCCCGAGGCGGTCGCCGCCAAGGGCTACTCGCCGATCGTCCCGGTCGTCGGCCTCGACGCGTCCGCGGACGTGCTCGCCGGCCTCGAAGGCGGGCGCACGGTCGCCGCCGGCGACGAGCTTTTCACCTGGAACGATTGA
- a CDS encoding pyridoxamine 5'-phosphate oxidase family protein, giving the protein MSTLTDHDLEFLRRPLHGFLTVAAGPRPPQPRPVWFEATGEGTIQLFTAPDSAKIRQLDEDPRASIVVAAPVGEPERWVSVAGRVTIEADGGHELARRLADRYWDLSTPEGQAGAKILQDLPQVRVVIHPEKVHRYAF; this is encoded by the coding sequence ATGAGCACCCTCACCGACCACGATCTCGAGTTCCTCCGCCGTCCTCTGCACGGCTTCCTGACCGTCGCCGCCGGGCCGCGGCCGCCGCAGCCTCGGCCGGTGTGGTTCGAGGCCACCGGCGAAGGCACGATCCAGCTGTTCACCGCCCCGGACTCGGCCAAGATCCGCCAGCTCGACGAGGACCCGCGCGCGTCGATCGTCGTCGCGGCGCCGGTCGGGGAACCGGAACGCTGGGTGTCTGTCGCCGGGCGAGTCACGATCGAGGCCGACGGCGGGCACGAGCTCGCGCGCAGGCTCGCTGACCGGTATTGGGACCTCAGCACCCCGGAAGGCCAGGCCGGAGCGAAAATCCTGCAGGACCTCCCCCAGGTCCGGGTCGTCATCCACCCGGAGAAGGTGCACCGCTACGCGTTCTGA
- a CDS encoding Rieske (2Fe-2S) protein produces the protein MTAELHSRRSVLVSGAAVAGTAAVALTACASGDSGSGQAAPKAGGKVIALAEVPVGQAKSAKTPDGQEVLVAQPSAGTVACFSAVCTHQGCTVNPPQNGQATCPCHGSVFDALTGAVKQGPASQPLSKVAVKIENGEIVTA, from the coding sequence ATGACTGCCGAACTTCACTCCCGCCGCTCCGTACTCGTCTCCGGGGCGGCCGTCGCAGGGACCGCCGCCGTCGCTCTCACCGCTTGCGCGAGCGGCGACAGCGGATCCGGACAAGCCGCGCCGAAGGCGGGCGGGAAGGTGATCGCACTGGCGGAAGTGCCGGTGGGCCAAGCGAAATCCGCGAAAACGCCGGACGGGCAGGAGGTGCTCGTGGCACAGCCGTCGGCGGGGACGGTCGCGTGTTTCAGCGCCGTCTGCACGCACCAGGGCTGCACGGTGAACCCGCCGCAGAACGGCCAGGCGACCTGTCCGTGCCACGGTTCGGTGTTCGACGCGCTGACCGGCGCGGTGAAGCAGGGGCCGGCGAGCCAGCCGCTGTCCAAAGTGGCCGTGAAGATCGAGAACGGCGAGATCGTCACCGCGTGA